The proteins below are encoded in one region of Planctomycetaceae bacterium:
- a CDS encoding NADH-quinone oxidoreductase subunit B family protein, which produces MAIGLPENIFLTRLDAAANWARSNSLWPMPFATACCGIELMATAASRHDLARFGAEVMRFSPRQCDLLIVAGRVVMKMLPVLQRIWLQMPEPKWCISMGACACTGGVFDTYAVVQGIDRFIPVDMYVPGCPPRPEQLLAAVIAMQEKIRHTGTVMGTEFRNRTQPMGPEPFDRDEQLRVREARQLPTTSAAVSDRGPAHV; this is translated from the coding sequence ATGGCGATAGGGCTGCCGGAGAATATCTTTCTGACTCGGCTGGACGCCGCCGCCAACTGGGCTCGGTCGAATAGTCTCTGGCCGATGCCGTTCGCGACAGCGTGCTGCGGTATCGAGTTGATGGCGACCGCCGCCTCACGGCACGACCTGGCCAGGTTCGGCGCGGAAGTCATGCGGTTCAGCCCGCGGCAGTGCGACCTGCTGATCGTCGCCGGCCGCGTCGTGATGAAGATGCTGCCTGTGCTGCAGCGCATCTGGCTGCAGATGCCGGAGCCCAAGTGGTGCATTTCCATGGGAGCCTGTGCCTGCACGGGCGGCGTGTTCGACACGTATGCGGTGGTTCAGGGCATCGATCGATTCATACCGGTGGACATGTACGTTCCGGGGTGTCCGCCTCGACCCGAACAACTGCTGGCCGCGGTGATTGCCATGCAGGAAAAGATTCGCCACACGGGAACCGTCATGGGCACCGAATTTCGCAACCGGACTCAGCCGATGGGTCCGGAACCATTCGATCGAGACGAACAGCTTCGCGTGCGCGAGGCTCGGCAACTTCCGACAACTTCGGCTGCCGTAAGCGACAGAGGACCGGCGCATGTCTGA
- a CDS encoding NADH-quinone oxidoreductase subunit A, producing MKTEMLNIPPLALYVGVLLGFVLTTLALAHLLGPRRRTPVKDMTYESGMDPVRDARQPFDVRFYLVAILFLVFDVELLFLYPWAVSAYSDLGVPPELRDTVFGVMIVFMATLAIAWVYALRKGVFRWR from the coding sequence ATGAAAACTGAGATGCTGAACATTCCACCTCTCGCACTTTACGTCGGCGTTCTGCTGGGTTTCGTTCTGACGACGCTTGCCCTGGCGCACCTGCTGGGGCCTCGCAGGCGAACGCCGGTCAAGGACATGACGTATGAATCCGGGATGGATCCGGTCCGTGATGCCCGTCAGCCGTTTGATGTGCGGTTCTACCTGGTGGCCATTCTGTTTCTGGTGTTCGATGTGGAGTTGCTGTTTCTGTATCCGTGGGCGGTCAGTGCGTACAGCGACCTGGGAGTTCCGCCGGAACTGCGAGACACCGTTTTCGGGGTAATGATTGTGTTCATGGCGACTCTGGCAATTGCCTGGGTTTACGCGCTGCGGAAGGGAGTCTTTCGATGGCGATAG